GAAGGATCAGGCCCGAGCGGCCGGAGAGAACAACGCGGGGACGCCCGCAAGTGACGAGAGGGATTGAACGTGGCGACTGAAGCGCATGGGTCCGAAAGCGGCCTGACCTTCCACCCGATGGACCAGTTCGAGGTCCTGCCGCTCTTCGGCGACGGTCCGGTGCACTGGTACACCATCACCAACGTGACGCTCTGGATGGCGGTCTCGGTGATCGGCGTCCTCCTCCTGCTCGTGGCGGGATCGCGCGGCCGCGCCATGGTGCCGTCGAAGGGCCAGTCCATCGCGGAACTGACCTACGGCTTCGTCTACAAGATGGTCGAGGACGTGACCGGCAAGGATGCCGTGCGCTATTTCCCCTACGTCATGACGCTGTTCATCTTCATCGTCTTCGCGAACATGCTGGGCCTGCTGCCGATGGCCTTCACCACGACCTCCCATATCGCCGTCACCGGCGTGCTGGCGCTGCTCGTCTTCCTGTTCGTGACGATCCTCGGCTTCGTGAAGAACGGATCGAAATTCCTCGCCCTCTTCTGGGTCAGCTCCGCGCCGCTCGCCGTGCGCCCGCTGCTTGCGGTGATCGAGCTGATTTCCTACTTCGTGCGTCCGGTGAGCCATTCCATTCGTCTCGCCGGCAACATGATGGCGGGGCACGCCGTGATCAAGGTCTTCGCGGGCTTCGCCGCCATCGCCGCGATCTCGCCCGTCTCCGTGCTGGCCATCACCGCCATGTACGGCCTCGAAGTGCTCGTGGCCTTCATCCAGGCCTATGTGTTCACCATTCTGACCTGCGTCTATCTCAAGGACGCGCTGCACCCGGCTCACTGATCCGGGGCCAAAGGTCCGAACCCTTTTCAAGCCCATTCCAACGTAAGGAGATACACCAATGGAAGGCAATATCGCAGAACTCGGCAAATACATCGGCGTCGGCCTGACCGCCATCGGCATGGGTGGCGCTGCCATCGGTGTGGGCAACGTCGCCGGCAACTACCTGTCCGGTGCTCTGCGCAACCCGTCCGCCGCCGCGTCGCAGACCGCGACCCTCTTCATCGGCATGGCCTTCGCGGAAGCGCTCGGGATCTTCTCGTTCCTCGTCGCGCTCCTGCTGATGTTCGCCGTCTGATCGGACGCTCCATCCTTACGGCAGGGTGGGTCCGTCGCGGACCCGCCCTCGCGTAGACCGGGGGTTTCGGTCTCCCGGCGCGCTCGGGGGATCAGGGTCAGAGCCAGGAGAAGAAGATGGAACCAGACGTACACGGGGCGGCTGAGAGCGCGGGGATGCCGCAGCTCGATTTCAGCACCTTCCCCAACCAGATTTTCTGGCTGCTCGTCACGCTCGTCGTGATCTATTTCGTGCTGTCGAAAATCGCCCTGCCGCGCATCTCCGCAGTGCTCGCGGAGCGGTCCGGCACGATCATGAACGACATTGCCGCCGCCGAGGAGCTCAAGCTCAAGGCGAAGGAGGCCGAGGAGGCCTATAACCGCGCTCTCGCCGAGGCGAAGGCCGAAGCGCAGCGCATCTCCAACGAGACCCGCGCCGCCATCCAGGCCGATCTCGACGCCGCCACGGCCAAGGCCGATGCGGAGATTTCCGCGAAGGCCGCCGAGTCGGAAAAGGCGATTGCAGAGATCCGCGACGGCGCGCTCGAGAGTGTCAAGGACGTGGCCAAGGACACGGCGAAGGAAATCGTCGCGGCCCTCGGCGTGTCTGCCGACGCCCGGACGATCACTGCGGCCGTCAACGCGCGGATGAAAGGCTAGGGACATGAAGAAACTTTCTCTCCTCCTCGCCCTCACCGCCGCGAGCCCGGCGCTCGCCGCGAGTTCGAACCCCTTCGCGGGCGAGTTCTGGACGCTCACGAACACGAATCTCATCGTCCTGCTCGGCTTCATCGTCTTCATCCTGCTTCTCGTGTGGAAGAAGGTTCCCGCGCTGCTCGGCCGGATGCTCGACGAGCGGGCCGCCGGAATCCGGCGCGATCTCGAGGAGGCGCGCGCGCTGCGCGAGGAGGCCCAGTCGATTCTCGCCTCCTACGAGCGCAAGCAGCGCGAGGTGCAGGACCAGGCTGATGCCATCGTCGCCCAGGCGAAGAAGGATGCCGAGGCCGCGGCCGAAAAGGCGCGGGGGGATCTGAAGACCTCGATCGCGCGCCGCCTGGCCGCCGCGGAGGAACAGATCGCCGCCGCCGAGGCCGCCGCCGTGCGCGAAGTGCGCGACACGGCGATCACGGTCGCGACCGCCGCCGCGGCCGATGTCATCGCGAAGAAGATGACCGCGGAAGACGCGAGCACCCTCATCGACGCCTCCATCGCGGAAGTGGGCGAAAAGCTTCACTGATCGGTCTCCTGACCGGACCGATCGGCCCCGATTGCGAAAGCCCCGCCGGCTCGGCGGGGCTTTTCTATATTGGGAAGGAGAGCATCAGCCGGCCGAAATACAGGCTCAGCGCCAGGAACAGCGCCGCGAGGAGGGCGAGCGCGCCGAGCTGGAGGCGCGGGAGCGTGGCGGAGCGGGCGAAGAAGAAATATGCCCAGCTCAGCAGCCCCGCGAAAACCGCCGCCATGAGGGAGAGATAACCGAGACCGAGGATCATTGCGAATATCCTGAACTGGGATCCGGGGAGGCTGCCGGGTCAGCGGGAGCCGGTCTTTCGCGCCTCCGCGCAGGAGGTGGCGAGCCAGCCCTTCTCGATGGCCAGCGCGAGACAGTGCTCCTTCGTCTTGAGGCCGAGTTTCTGTCTTGTGTTCGAGAGGTAGAGATTGACGGCCGAGCCGCTGATCCCCAGCCGGTCCGCGATCTCGCTCAGCCGGTATCCCTGCGCCATCAGGCACAGGATCTGCGCCTGTCGTGGCGAAAGCGGGTTCAGCGTGTCGTCGAAAGACTTCATCAAACCAGTCCCGGTGGAAATCAGGTTAGCTCAAGGGGGCGTTTCAAACCGTTATCCAAGGCTAAAGCGTTTCGGCTTTAACCTGAGACATATCCGGCAGCCTTGAAGTAGTTCCAGCACTCTGTTGGGTCGTAGAGCTCGCAGATTGCGCCGATGGCGTCGAAGACTTCGGTGAAGGTTCTGGCGCCGATCTTTCGAAGGTGAGCTTTCAGTTTGGAGAATGCTTGCTCGATGGGATTGAGATCCGGCGAGTAAGGCGGGAGGTACAGAAACCAGCAGCCGTGGTCGTGCAAGGCCTGAGCCGCCTCCTTGTTCCGATGGGTCGCCAGATTGTCCAGGATGACAACGGTGCCGGGGGCGATCTCCGGGACAAGCACTTCTCGGATGTAGACGGCAAAGGCGGGGCCATCCATGGCACCCTTGATGACCCATGGTGCGATCAAAGCATCCGAGGCCAGCCCGGCGATCAGCGTTTGGGTTCCCCAACTGCCAAACGGTGCATCCATGGTCAGGCGATGACCCCGCTTGGCCCGGCCACGCAGACGGGTCAGGTTGGTCTTCACTGCCGTTTCATCAATAAAGACAACGCGTTCGGGAAAGGCCGCAATGGCAGGCAGCCGATGCTTGAACCACTCAGTCCGCTGCTGTCTTACCTTGGCGCGACCGCGCTCGGTGGCGACCAGCGACTTTTTTTGTATGTGAAACCGAGCCGGGACAGCAGGTTGGCGATGGAGGAATGATGCACCCGCACGCCTGCCGCGGCCGCCAGCGCGTCGCGCAACTCAAAGAGCGTGATGTCGGGGTCTTGCGCGACCAGTTCCTTCAGGAAAGCCTGATGCGCTGCCAGCTTTCCCCGACCACGTGGCGGGCCTTGCGGTGCGGGCTCCGCATGGCCCTTGGTCCGAACCTGACGCGCCCACCGCGCGCCTGTCGCCGCAGACACTTTCAGGCGCAACGCCGCCGCCCGCCCGCTTAACCCTTCCTCAATATACTCCTGAAACCGCGCCCGAAGCGCATTCGGCAAAGGTGCTGACATGATCCATCCTCCCAAACAGGATGAATCACATCAGCCACCTCAAGGAAACCCCCGCCGATTCAAGTTCAAGCCGAAACGCTTTAAGAAGTCTCGCAGAGGGCAACAATATGGAGATTTCTGCATATTCGCGCGGAGACAGGGGCGGCGGTGCGCGCGCCGCGCGGCCATGAAGCGGTCATGAAAAAGGGCCGGGCATAAGGCCCGGCCCTGCAAGCATTCCGCATGCCCTGTCGGTCAGGTGATCGGCGTGATCACGATTTCCACGCGGCGGTTCAGCGCCCGGCCCTCGGTGGTGAGGTTGGAGGCGACGGGGGCGTCCTCGCCGCGGCCGATGGCCTGGATGCGGCCCGGCGTCACACCGTTGGCGCGCAGGATCGTCGCCACGGATTCCGCGCGGCGGGTCGACAGGTTCTGGTTGTAGGTGGCCGAGCCGGTGTTGTCGGTATGGCCGACGATCCGGATCGTCGTGTTCGGATAGTCCTGAAGGTTGTAGGCCAGGGCGCGCAGGTCTTCCTGAAGCGAGGGCACCACCACGGCGCTGTCGATGGCAAAGAGGATGTCCTGCGGCATCGTCACGATGAGCTGCGAGCCGGTGTTGACGATCTGCACCTGATTGTTGCCGAGATCCTGACGCAGGTCCTGCGCCTGGCGTTCGAGCTGCTGGCCGATCGCGCCGCCGACCGCGCCGCCGATCACCGCGCCGACGGCGGTCTTCGCCAGACGGTCGTCGTCGGAAGACAGGCCCGCCGCGAGCCCGCCCAGCGCCGCGCCGATGGCCGCGCCCTGCGTGGTCTTGCTGTTCGGGTCGTAGGTGTACCCCTGGGTACAGGCCGACAGGCCCATCGCCGCCAGAAGGGGGGCGACGACGAAAATCCGGGTCTTCATATGCTCTGCCTCTTATTCAAGACTGGTTTCGCGGCGATTTTATCGTTCTCCGCGGGTTCAAACACCCGTGATTTTGACAGTTCACGAAAATGTGGCGGGTTTCTGCTCAGCCGCGGCGGGGAGGTTGCGCGCGCCTTCACGGGCGAGCAGCGCGCGTTTCACCCCAAGGCCCCAGTGATAGCCGCCGAGCCCGCCGGTCTTGCGCAGCACCCGGTGGCAGGGGATCAGCCAGGCCACCGGGTTGCGCCCGACCGCGGTGCCGACCGCCCGCACAGCCTTCGGCGTGCCGATCGCCCCGGCGATGTCGGAATAGGTGGCGACCTCTCCCGGCGGGATCGACAGGAGCGCCTCCCAGACCTTGATCTGGAAGGGACCGCCCATGAGGTGCAGGTCGACCGTCTGGCCGGCGAGCGCGGCCTCGACGAAGGGCGCGACCCTGTCCGGCGCCTCTACCTGGCGGGCTTCCGGCCAGCGGGCGGAGAGATCCGCGATCACCGCGTCGGGCGTCATTTCCGCGGTGAAGCCGAGCGCGCAGAGCCCGCGCTCCGTCGCCATCGCGATGGCCTCGCCAAAGGGGGTGTCGACCCGACCGCGGAAGATCGTGAGCCCCGCGCCCCTGCGGGCATAGTCGCCCGGCGTCATCGCCTCCCAGCGCAGGAACAGGTCGTGGAGCCGGCCGGTGCCCGACAGGCCCGCCGCATCCGCCACCTCCGCGAGCGGGCGGCGGTCGTCGATCAGCGCCTTCGCGTGGCCGAGCGTCAGATATTGCTGGAACCGCTTCGGCGAGACGCCCGCCCATTGCGAGAACACCTTTTGCAGATGCGGCGCGCTGAGCCCGGTCGCGGCGGCGAGCGTCCCGAGCGGGAGCGGTTCGCGCGCGCCGTCGATGAGCTCGATCACGCGGCGGACGACGTGGAAATGGTAGCGGTCTTCGGCGGGGCGGGCGGAAAGGGACATGACGGGCGGGTCCTGGTGAATGGCTGTGCCCCAATCTATCCCATCCGGCGCGCCCTGCCGACCCGGAACTTGTGCGGAAGCGCCGCCGGGCTGGGACCGGGGGGCACGGCGCTCCCGTCTCAGGCCGCCCTGCGCCGGGTCGCGACCGCCGTCCGGGGGTGCAGGACGCCCGCCTCTCCGGGCCGCAGCACCATCCGCGCGCATTGTCCCGTGGCGAGGGCGGGACCGAGCGCCGCCGCGATCTCCGCCGCCGCCGCGGGGCCGAACCGGTCCAGCGCCGCCGGGTCGGGCAGCAGGCTTTCGAGCCAGATCCCCTCCGCCAGAAGGAGTTCGTGCTCCGCCGTCAGGAGGTGGCAGAGGGCATGTCCGGGCGGCAGCGGCATGTCGGCGGCGGGGCCTGCGCCGGTGGCGATGTCGCGGGCCGGGGCGAGCACCTCCTCCTCCCCGAAATGCAGCGCGACCTGCGGCCCGCGCAGCAACAGGTGGTGACCGGGCGAGAGGGTGAGGTCGTGCTCCGGCACGCCCGTGCCGAGGCTGCCGGCGGGAATGTGCAGCGGCGGCACGACGCCCGGCCCCGTCGTCGCGCTCCGTCCGGTCCACAGCAGCGGACGATATCCGTGGTCGCGGGTGAGCAGCAGGTCGCCGGGCCGCAGCCATTCCGCCGGCTGCGGGCCGAGGCGCGTCTCGACCATCACGGCCGGTCCGATGCCCGGCAGGCCGGGCGCGGCGTCGCGCTCCATGTCGCTGGTGCTGTTCACGTCCCTCTCCCTGTCCCCGTTACGGTTCCCATTCCTGTCTCCGCCCCGGCCCGGCGCCATGCGGGGGGGCCGGATCGGGTCTTTCGCGCCCAGTCTGGCAGACGGGTCTGAACAGCCGATTAACCCGCACGGCAAAATGGCACCGCCTCGACAAACCCTTTCGAAATCCTGCCCTTGCCGCGCAATGCCTTGCCCGGCGCTTCCCGACAGGGCATTAGAACCACATGACACGCCAGCATCACCGGACGACATGACACGCCAGCTCGACTATCAGACCATCCACGAGATCTTTGCCCGCTTCCGCGCCGCCGAGCCGGAGCCGAAAGGAGAGCTCGAGCATGTCAACGCCTATACGCTGCTCGTCGCCGTCGCCCTGTCGGCGCAAGCCACCGACAAGGGGGTGAACAAGGCGACGCGGGCGCTGTTCGGGATCGCGGACACGCCCGAGAAGATGCTCGCGCTCGGCGAGGAGGGGCTGATCGAGCATATCAAGACCATCGGCCTCTACCGCAACAAGGCGAAGAACGTGATGAAGATGAGCCGCATCCTCGTCGACGACTACGGCGGCGAGGTGCCCTCCTCGCGCGCGGCGCTCGAAAGCCTGCCGGGCGTGGGGCGCAAGACGGCGAATGTGGTGCTCAACATGTGGTTCCACCATCCCGCGCAGGCCGTGGACACGCATATCTTCCGCTTCGGCAACCGGTCCGGTGTGGCCGTGGGCAAGGATGTCGCCGCAGTCGAGCGCGCGATCGAGGATCATGTCCCGGCGGAATTCCAGCAACACGCGCACCATTGGATGATCCTGCACGGGCGCTATGTCTGTACGGCACGGAAGCCGAAATGCGCAGCCTGTCTCATCCGCGATCTCTGTGCTTTCGAGGAGAAGAATCTTGACTAAAACCTATCAGGTCGTCGGCATCGGCAATGCCATCGTTGACGTGATCACGCAGGCCGATGACAGTTTCCTCGACCTCATGGGGATCGAAAAGGGCATCATGCAGCTCGTCGAACGCAACCGGGGCGAGATGCTCTATGGCGCGATGACCAACCGGGTGCAGGCGCCGGGCGGTTCGGTCGCGAACACGCTCGCGGGTCTCGGCGGGCTGGGACTCCGGACCGGGTTCATCGGGCGGGTGCATGACGACGCGCTCGGCCGGTTCTACGCGGCGGAGATGGAGGCGGACGGCACCGCCTTCGTCAACGCGCCGGTGCCGGGCGGGGAGCTTCCGACCTCGCGCTCGATGATCTTCGTCTCTCCCGACGGCGAACGCTCGATGAACACCTACCTCGGCATTTCCTCGGAAATCTCCTCGCTGGACGTCGCTCCCGACGTGGCCGCCGATACGGAGATCATGTTCCTGGAGGGCTATCTTTATGACAAGCCGAAGGGCAAGGAGGCCTTCGACCGCGCCGCGCAACTGACGCACGGGGCGGGGGGGAAGGTCGGAATTTCGCTGTCCGATCCGTTCTGCGTCGACCGCCATCGCGCGGACTTCCGCAAGTTCGTGAGGGAAATGGATTTCGTGATCGGCAACGAACACGAGTGGGAAAGCCTCTATGAGGCCGATCTTTCCGTGGCGCTGGAAACCGCCGCGGCGGAATGCGGCCTCGTGGTCTGCACCCGCTCGGGCGCCGATGTCGTGCTGGTGCGCGGCGCGGAGGAGGCCGTGGTGCCGGTCCACCGCGTGACCCCGGTCGATTCCACCGGCGCCGGCGACCAGTTCGCGGCGGGGTTCCTCTATGGCTATGCCACCGGCCAGCCGCTCGCGGTCTGCGGGCGGATGGGCTGCATCGCAGCGGCCGAGGTGATCTCCCATATCGGGCCGCGTCCCGAGTCGGATCTCAGACACCTGTTCCGCAAAGAAGGCCTGATCTGACGTGACCTCATCTGCAAAGGGAGATTGACATGGGCAGTAGCGTGATCGTCGCGTTGTTCCTCGCCAGCATCGCGCATGAAGGATGGCAGGCCTGCCACAGTCCCGGCGGATGCTTCGGACGGGTGGAGGAAACGCCGGTCTATTCCTTCGCCGCGGGGCCGATGCGCTTCGAAGAGGAATTCGACTATGGCGAGGTCTACCTCCGCTATGGGTTCGACCGGCGCTATGGGCCGTTCCAGCCGATCGTCGGCCTCTCCTATGCCGATACGGGGAATTTCTGGGCCGGGTTCGGCGGCGCCTGGAACCTCTTCGATCTCGACGGCTTCTATGGCGAATTGTCCGTGATGGCCGGGCTCTACGACAACAGCGGCGATGCCGATCTCGGCAGCGCGCTCGAATTCCGCTCCGGGCTGGAACTCGGCTACGAATGGGACAACGGCGTGCGGCTCGGCCTGAGCGTCGATCACCGCTCGAACGCCAATACCGCGAGCGACAATCCAGGCATGGAGACGGTGCTGCTCCGGGTGAGCGTGCCGGTGCGCTGAGGCGCGGGGGACCGGCTGGCCGGCCCCCGTCGCGCGTGCCTAATGCGCCGCGGCCCAGGTGTCGCCGATCCCCGCGTCCACCTCGATCGGGACGTCGAGCTTCACGGCCGGTTCCGCCGCGCCCTCCATCACCTCGCGCACCACGGCGATCACCGCGTCGCAGGCGTCCTCGTCCACCTCGAAAATCAATTCGTCATGCACCTGCAACAGCATCGTCGCGGGCAGGTCGCGGATCGCCTCGGGCATGCGGATCATCGCGCGGCGGATGATGTCGGCGGCGGAGCCCTGGATCGGCGCGTTGATCGCCTGGCGTTTCGCGAATCCGGCCTGCGGCCCCTTCGCGCCGATCTCAGGCGTGTGGATCTTGCGGCCGAAGAGCGTGGCGACGAACTTGTGCTCCTTGGCAAATTCCACGGTCTCGTCCATGTATTGCCGGATGCCGGGGAAGCGTTCGAAATAGCGGTCGATGAAGCCCTGCGCCTCGCCGCGCGGGATGCGCAGGTTGCGCGCGAGGCCAAAGCCCGAGATGCCGTAGATCACGCCGAAGTTGATCGCCTTCGCCTGGCGGCGGACCATCGGGTCCATGCCCTCGATCGGCACGCCGAACATCTCGGAGGCGGTCATCGCGTGGATGTCGAGCCCGTCGCGGAACGCCTGTTTCAGGCTGTCGATGCCCGCGACATGGGCGAGGATGCGCAGCTCGATCTGGCTGTAGTCGAGCGAGATGAGCTTGCGCCCCTCCGGGGCGACAAAGGCCTCGCGGATCCGCCGGCCTTCTTCCGAGCGCACCGGGATGTTCTGGAGGTTCGGTTCGGCGGAGGCGAGCCGCCCGGTGACGGCGCCGCACTGGACGTAGCAGGTGTGGACCCGTCCCGTTTCCGGGTTGATATAGCCCTGGAGCGCATCCGTATAGGTGGACTTCAGCTTCGAGATCTGCCGCCAGTCGAGCACGCGGGCGGGCAGGTCGTGGCCCTCGGCGGCAAGATCCTCGAGAATATCCGCCCCGGTCGCATAGGCGCCGGTCTTGCCCTTCTTTCCGCCGGGCAGGCTCATCCTGTCGAACAGGATCTCGCCGAGCTGTTTCGGACTGCCGACGTTGAACGGCTCGCCCGCGAGCTCGTGGATTTCCGCCTCGAGCCCCGCCATCTTCTGCGCGAAGGCGTTCGACATGCGCGAAAGCACGTCGCGGTCGACCTTCACCCCGGCCATTTCCATGCGTGCGAGCACCGGGGAGAGCGGGCGCTCGAGCGTTTCGTAGACCGTGGTCACCCGCTCGGCGTGAAGCTGTGGCTTGAACAATTGCCACAGGCGCAGCGTCACATCCGCATCCTCGGCGGCATAATCCACCGCTTTCGCGATATCCACCCGGTCGAAGGTGATCATCGACTTGCCGCTGCCCAGAAGCTCCTTCGTCGGGATCGGCGTATGGCCGAGATAGCGCTCGCTCAGCGTGTCCATCCCATGCCCGTGCAGCCCCGCATGGAGCGCGTAGGACAGAAGCATCGTGTCGTCGTAGGGCGCGACCGCCACGCCGTTGCGCGCGAAGATCTTGGCATCGTATTTCATGTTCTGGCCGATCTTGAGGATCGAGGCGTCCTCCAGCACCGGCTTCAGCGCGTCGAGCACCATCGCCCTGGGCAACTGCCCGTCCACCAGGTTGGAACCGCCGAAGAGATCG
The nucleotide sequence above comes from Celeribacter indicus. Encoded proteins:
- a CDS encoding adenosine kinase — translated: MTKTYQVVGIGNAIVDVITQADDSFLDLMGIEKGIMQLVERNRGEMLYGAMTNRVQAPGGSVANTLAGLGGLGLRTGFIGRVHDDALGRFYAAEMEADGTAFVNAPVPGGELPTSRSMIFVSPDGERSMNTYLGISSEISSLDVAPDVAADTEIMFLEGYLYDKPKGKEAFDRAAQLTHGAGGKVGISLSDPFCVDRHRADFRKFVREMDFVIGNEHEWESLYEADLSVALETAAAECGLVVCTRSGADVVLVRGAEEAVVPVHRVTPVDSTGAGDQFAAGFLYGYATGQPLAVCGRMGCIAAAEVISHIGPRPESDLRHLFRKEGLI
- a CDS encoding methylated-DNA--[protein]-cysteine S-methyltransferase, whose protein sequence is MSLSARPAEDRYHFHVVRRVIELIDGAREPLPLGTLAAATGLSAPHLQKVFSQWAGVSPKRFQQYLTLGHAKALIDDRRPLAEVADAAGLSGTGRLHDLFLRWEAMTPGDYARRGAGLTIFRGRVDTPFGEAIAMATERGLCALGFTAEMTPDAVIADLSARWPEARQVEAPDRVAPFVEAALAGQTVDLHLMGGPFQIKVWEALLSIPPGEVATYSDIAGAIGTPKAVRAVGTAVGRNPVAWLIPCHRVLRKTGGLGGYHWGLGVKRALLAREGARNLPAAAEQKPATFS
- a CDS encoding F0F1 ATP synthase subunit A, coding for MATEAHGSESGLTFHPMDQFEVLPLFGDGPVHWYTITNVTLWMAVSVIGVLLLLVAGSRGRAMVPSKGQSIAELTYGFVYKMVEDVTGKDAVRYFPYVMTLFIFIVFANMLGLLPMAFTTTSHIAVTGVLALLVFLFVTILGFVKNGSKFLALFWVSSAPLAVRPLLAVIELISYFVRPVSHSIRLAGNMMAGHAVIKVFAGFAAIAAISPVSVLAITAMYGLEVLVAFIQAYVFTILTCVYLKDALHPAH
- a CDS encoding Hint domain-containing protein, with product MNSTSDMERDAAPGLPGIGPAVMVETRLGPQPAEWLRPGDLLLTRDHGYRPLLWTGRSATTGPGVVPPLHIPAGSLGTGVPEHDLTLSPGHHLLLRGPQVALHFGEEEVLAPARDIATGAGPAADMPLPPGHALCHLLTAEHELLLAEGIWLESLLPDPAALDRFGPAAAAEIAAALGPALATGQCARMVLRPGEAGVLHPRTAVATRRRAA
- a CDS encoding OmpA family protein — translated: MKTRIFVVAPLLAAMGLSACTQGYTYDPNSKTTQGAAIGAALGGLAAGLSSDDDRLAKTAVGAVIGGAVGGAIGQQLERQAQDLRQDLGNNQVQIVNTGSQLIVTMPQDILFAIDSAVVVPSLQEDLRALAYNLQDYPNTTIRIVGHTDNTGSATYNQNLSTRRAESVATILRANGVTPGRIQAIGRGEDAPVASNLTTEGRALNRRVEIVITPIT
- a CDS encoding F0F1 ATP synthase subunit B, with product MKKLSLLLALTAASPALAASSNPFAGEFWTLTNTNLIVLLGFIVFILLLVWKKVPALLGRMLDERAAGIRRDLEEARALREEAQSILASYERKQREVQDQADAIVAQAKKDAEAAAEKARGDLKTSIARRLAAAEEQIAAAEAAAVREVRDTAITVATAAAADVIAKKMTAEDASTLIDASIAEVGEKLH
- a CDS encoding F0F1 ATP synthase subunit C gives rise to the protein MEGNIAELGKYIGVGLTAIGMGGAAIGVGNVAGNYLSGALRNPSAAASQTATLFIGMAFAEALGIFSFLVALLLMFAV
- the nth gene encoding endonuclease III, with protein sequence MTRQLDYQTIHEIFARFRAAEPEPKGELEHVNAYTLLVAVALSAQATDKGVNKATRALFGIADTPEKMLALGEEGLIEHIKTIGLYRNKAKNVMKMSRILVDDYGGEVPSSRAALESLPGVGRKTANVVLNMWFHHPAQAVDTHIFRFGNRSGVAVGKDVAAVERAIEDHVPAEFQQHAHHWMILHGRYVCTARKPKCAACLIRDLCAFEEKNLD
- a CDS encoding acyloxyacyl hydrolase, whose amino-acid sequence is MGSSVIVALFLASIAHEGWQACHSPGGCFGRVEETPVYSFAAGPMRFEEEFDYGEVYLRYGFDRRYGPFQPIVGLSYADTGNFWAGFGGAWNLFDLDGFYGELSVMAGLYDNSGDADLGSALEFRSGLELGYEWDNGVRLGLSVDHRSNANTASDNPGMETVLLRVSVPVR
- the polA gene encoding DNA polymerase I produces the protein MTFGKGSHLHLIDGSAFIFRAYHALPPLTRKSDGLPVGAVSGFCNMLFKYIEDSTGADAPTHAAVVFDKGSHTFRNDLYPAYKANRDAMPEDLRPQIPLTREATRAFNIACLEQDGFEADDIIATLACRARDAGGRVTIISSDKDLMQLVGDGVEMLDAMKNRRIDREGVFEKFGVYPERVVDVQALAGDSIDNVPGAPGIGIKTAALLINEFGDLDTLLARAGEIKQPKRRETLIGKAEQIRLSRDLVSLTCDMPLDYDLDSLEVQEPDAETLLEFLSKMEFRTIVKRISEKMGVEAPAMPDPVQPAHAAHAADAPAAPEARPFDVSAYEKVTTMGALERWIDRIRARGYVAVDTETTSLDEMAAELVGISLCVEPAEACYIPVGHTIGDDDLFGGSNLVDGQLPRAMVLDALKPVLEDASILKIGQNMKYDAKIFARNGVAVAPYDDTMLLSYALHAGLHGHGMDTLSERYLGHTPIPTKELLGSGKSMITFDRVDIAKAVDYAAEDADVTLRLWQLFKPQLHAERVTTVYETLERPLSPVLARMEMAGVKVDRDVLSRMSNAFAQKMAGLEAEIHELAGEPFNVGSPKQLGEILFDRMSLPGGKKGKTGAYATGADILEDLAAEGHDLPARVLDWRQISKLKSTYTDALQGYINPETGRVHTCYVQCGAVTGRLASAEPNLQNIPVRSEEGRRIREAFVAPEGRKLISLDYSQIELRILAHVAGIDSLKQAFRDGLDIHAMTASEMFGVPIEGMDPMVRRQAKAINFGVIYGISGFGLARNLRIPRGEAQGFIDRYFERFPGIRQYMDETVEFAKEHKFVATLFGRKIHTPEIGAKGPQAGFAKRQAINAPIQGSAADIIRRAMIRMPEAIRDLPATMLLQVHDELIFEVDEDACDAVIAVVREVMEGAAEPAVKLDVPIEVDAGIGDTWAAAH
- a CDS encoding response regulator transcription factor, encoding MKSFDDTLNPLSPRQAQILCLMAQGYRLSEIADRLGISGSAVNLYLSNTRQKLGLKTKEHCLALAIEKGWLATSCAEARKTGSR
- a CDS encoding F0F1 ATP synthase subunit B', whose translation is MEPDVHGAAESAGMPQLDFSTFPNQIFWLLVTLVVIYFVLSKIALPRISAVLAERSGTIMNDIAAAEELKLKAKEAEEAYNRALAEAKAEAQRISNETRAAIQADLDAATAKADAEISAKAAESEKAIAEIRDGALESVKDVAKDTAKEIVAALGVSADARTITAAVNARMKG
- a CDS encoding IS630 family transposase (programmed frameshift) codes for the protein MSAPLPNALRARFQEYIEEGLSGRAAALRLKVSAATGARWARQVRTKGHAEPAPQGPPRGRGKLAAHQAFLKELVAQDPDITLFELRDALAAAAGVRVHHSSIANLLSRLGFTYKKSLVATERGRAKVRQQRTEWFKHRLPAIAAFPERVVFIDETAVKTNLTRLRGRAKRGHRLTMDAPFGSWGTQTLIAGLASDALIAPWVIKGAMDGPAFAVYIREVLVPEIAPGTVVILDNLATHRNKEAAQALHDHGCWFLYLPPYSPDLNPIEQAFSKLKAHLRKIGARTFTEVFDAIGAICELYDPTECWNYFKAAGYVSG